A stretch of the Pseudalkalibacillus hwajinpoensis genome encodes the following:
- the choW gene encoding choline ABC transporter permease subunit: MQLFPKIPLADWVDSIVDTLTDNLEPVFDSITSGIDWFVEGIVSILGFPPALVLIAIFTILAWWSSRWPIAVFTLLGLLLIDNLGYWDPTIQTLALVLTSVIISIILGVPLGIWASQSDRVRGIITPILDFMQTMPAFVYLIPAILFFGIGMVPGIIASVIFAMPPTIRLTNLGIRQVPEDLIEASNAFGSTTKQKLFKIQLPLATPTIMAGINQSIMLSLSMVVIASLVGAPGLGADVYRAVTQIKVGIGFEAGLAIVILAIMLDRISQNIGKTKN; this comes from the coding sequence ATGCAACTTTTTCCTAAAATACCACTAGCTGACTGGGTTGATAGTATTGTTGATACGTTAACCGATAACCTTGAACCAGTTTTCGATAGTATTACATCTGGGATTGATTGGTTCGTAGAAGGGATCGTTTCCATACTAGGTTTCCCGCCAGCTCTTGTTCTCATTGCAATCTTTACGATCCTGGCATGGTGGTCAAGTCGCTGGCCAATAGCTGTATTCACGTTACTTGGACTTCTCTTAATCGATAATCTCGGTTATTGGGATCCAACAATTCAAACGCTAGCACTTGTTTTAACTTCGGTCATTATATCGATTATTCTCGGTGTACCACTTGGGATCTGGGCATCACAAAGTGACCGTGTAAGAGGAATTATCACACCGATATTGGATTTCATGCAGACAATGCCTGCATTCGTATATCTCATCCCAGCTATTCTATTCTTTGGGATTGGTATGGTACCCGGAATCATAGCTTCTGTCATCTTTGCAATGCCTCCTACGATTCGTCTTACGAATCTTGGCATTCGTCAGGTGCCTGAAGATTTAATCGAAGCATCTAATGCATTTGGATCTACAACAAAACAAAAGTTGTTTAAAATACAACTTCCACTTGCTACTCCAACGATCATGGCAGGAATTAACCAAAGCATCATGCTTTCACTTTCAATGGTCGTTATTGCATCTCTAGTAGGTGCACCTGGTCTCGGAGCAGACGTATATCGTGCTGTAACGCAGATCAAAGTTGGTATTGGTTTTGAAGCTGGTCTTGCCATTGTTATTCTAGCGATTATGCTTGACCGGATTTCTCAAAATATAGGTAAAACAAAAAATTAA